In Paracoccus aerodenitrificans, the following are encoded in one genomic region:
- the dapE gene encoding succinyl-diaminopimelate desuccinylase, producing MMTDPAELTARLIRCPSVTPEEGGALTLLQDLLSGAGFECTRVDRNGTPNLFARWGRKGAERSLGFNGHTDVVPPGDPASWTHPPFSGHLDETGTLWGRGATDMKSGVAAFVVAAMEFVADTPPDGAIILAITGDEEGPGKDGTIAILDWMKMHGERMSACIVGEPTNPETFGEMIKIGRRGSVTYRVAAKGVQGHVAYPDRARNPVHAICRFLDRLASEPLDAGNAHFGPSTLQVTTVDCGNSATNVIPETARAVFNIRFNDLHTPESLDAEIRRRAEAVADETGVSFRLEADVSGESFLTEPGPFTDLVRNVVRSETGITPELSTSGGTSDARFVKDHCPVLEFGLVGRYMHQVDERVPVEEIRALTRVYRRILEAYFA from the coding sequence GTGATGACCGACCCAGCCGAGCTGACCGCCAGACTGATCCGCTGCCCCTCGGTCACGCCGGAAGAAGGCGGCGCATTGACGCTTCTTCAGGACCTGCTGAGCGGCGCGGGCTTCGAATGTACCCGCGTGGATCGCAACGGCACGCCGAACCTCTTTGCACGATGGGGCAGGAAAGGGGCCGAGCGGAGCCTCGGCTTCAACGGTCATACCGATGTGGTGCCTCCCGGCGATCCGGCAAGCTGGACGCATCCACCGTTTTCCGGGCATCTCGACGAAACCGGCACGCTCTGGGGGCGCGGCGCGACGGATATGAAGTCGGGCGTGGCGGCCTTCGTTGTGGCAGCGATGGAGTTCGTCGCGGACACACCTCCTGACGGCGCGATCATTCTTGCCATTACCGGCGATGAGGAAGGTCCGGGCAAGGATGGCACGATTGCCATTCTCGACTGGATGAAAATGCATGGTGAGCGCATGTCGGCCTGCATCGTCGGAGAGCCGACCAACCCCGAAACATTCGGCGAAATGATCAAGATCGGTCGTCGCGGTTCGGTCACCTATCGGGTTGCGGCAAAGGGCGTGCAGGGGCATGTGGCCTATCCCGACCGGGCGCGTAATCCTGTGCATGCGATCTGCCGGTTTCTGGACCGGCTGGCCTCGGAACCACTGGATGCGGGCAATGCGCATTTCGGCCCATCGACATTGCAGGTGACGACTGTGGATTGCGGCAACTCCGCGACGAATGTGATCCCCGAAACGGCCCGTGCCGTCTTCAATATCCGGTTCAACGATCTTCATACGCCCGAAAGCCTCGATGCGGAAATTCGCCGCCGGGCCGAAGCCGTCGCCGATGAGACCGGCGTGTCCTTCCGGCTTGAGGCGGATGTCAGCGGCGAAAGCTTCCTGACCGAGCCGGGTCCCTTCACGGATCTGGTGCGCAATGTTGTGCGCAGCGAAACCGGGATCACGCCCGAGCTTTCGACCTCTGGTGGCACCTCGGATGCGCGTTTCGTCAAGGATCACTGCCCCGTGCTGGAATTCGGTCTGGTCGGGCGCTACATGCATCAGGTTGACGAGCGGGTCCCGGTTGAAGAAATCCGGGCCCTGACGCGGGTCTATCGACGCATTCTAGAGGCTTATTTCGCATGA
- a CDS encoding GNAT family N-acetyltransferase: MIIQQTSDLETCRQLRRIVFIEEQGVSETEEWDGLDGQALHMLGWIDDRPVATARIFIDGDTAKIGRVCVLRSARGTGVGAAIMRGAVDVLRSRDIRQIRLASQTQVIPFYEKLGFTAYGLEFQDAGIPHRNMVLEL, from the coding sequence ATGATCATCCAACAGACAAGCGATCTGGAGACCTGCCGCCAGCTGAGACGGATCGTCTTCATCGAGGAACAGGGTGTGTCCGAAACCGAGGAATGGGACGGTCTGGATGGTCAGGCGCTGCATATGCTGGGTTGGATAGATGATCGGCCAGTGGCCACGGCGCGAATTTTCATCGACGGAGATACCGCGAAGATCGGGCGGGTCTGCGTTCTGCGAAGTGCTCGCGGCACCGGGGTCGGGGCGGCGATCATGCGCGGTGCGGTGGATGTGCTGCGCAGCCGTGATATCCGGCAGATCAGGCTAGCGTCGCAGACTCAGGTCATCCCGTTTTACGAAAAGCTGGGCTTTACCGCTTACGGGCTGGAATTTCAGGATGCTGGCATCCCGCATCGCAACATGGTTCTGGAACTCTGA